The following coding sequences lie in one Arachis hypogaea cultivar Tifrunner chromosome 4, arahy.Tifrunner.gnm2.J5K5, whole genome shotgun sequence genomic window:
- the LOC140172837 gene encoding disease resistance protein Roq1-like isoform X1 has protein sequence MESAIGRVSSSPFLPPRSWTYHVFLSFRGQDTRKGFTDHLYASLQRKGITTFRDDMNLERGEVISHELLRAIEESMFAVVVLSPNYASSPWCLDELQKIVECKNNLGLQIVPVFYGVDPCDVRHQKGTFEDAFRKQEERFGGDSEKVKRWRDALIQVASYSGWDSKNQHEATLVESIAQHVHTRLIPKLPSCIESLFGMASRVEDVTTLMCIGLSDVRFTGIWGMGGVGKTTIARAIYEAIEDQFQISCFLANIRETCETNGILQLQKILGEHIHVSRCTFSNLYDGMRIIRNSLCNKKVLIVLDDVNDVSQLENLAGNQDWFGPGSRVMITTRDMHLLKTHEVCDTYEVECLVMVSVAKRRGG, from the exons ATGGAGTCTGCTATAGGTAGAGTCTCTTCTAGTCCATTCCTACCACCACGATCATGGACATATCATGTGTTCTTGAGTTTTAGGGGACAAGACACCCGCAAAGGATTCACTGATCATCTCTATGCTTCACTGCAGAGGAAGGGAATCACGACTTTTAGAGATGACATGAACCTTGAGAGAGGTGAAGTTATTTCACATGAACTTCTCAGAGCAATTGAAGAGTCTATGTTTGCAGTCGTTGTTCTGTCGCCAAACTATGCTTCCTCTCCTTGGTGCTTAGATGAGCTCCAAAAGATTGTTGAGTGCAAGAACAACCTGGGGCTACAGATTGTGCCAGTGTTCTACGGTGTGGACCCTTGTGATGTGAGGCACCAAAAAGGAACCTTTGAGGATGCTTTCAGGAAACAAGAAGAGAGATTTGGAGGAGACAGTGAGAAGGTCAAGAGATGGAGAGATGCCTTAATACAAGTTGCCAGTTACTCTGGATGGGACTCCAAAAATCA GCATGAGGCAACACTTGTGGAAAGCATTGCTCAACATGTGCATACAAGGCTAATTCCAAAATTGCCATCTTGCATAGAGAGCCTTTTTGGTATGGCTTCAAGGGTGGAGGATGTAACTACACTCATGTGTATTGGGTTGAGTGATGTTCGATTTACAGGCATATGGGGCATGGGTGGTGTTGGTAAGACAACTATTGCTAGAGCAATCTATGAAGCCATTGAAGATCAATTTCAAATTAGTTGTTTTCTTGCTAATATTAGAGAGACATGTGAGACAAATGGGATACTTCAACTACAAAAAATTCTTGGTGAACATATTCATGTGAGTAGATGTACTTTCAGTAATTTGTATGATGGAATGAGGATCATAAGAAATTCTTTATGCAACAAGAAGGTTCTTATTGTTCTTGACGATGTGAATGATGTAAGCCAATTGGAGAATTTGGCAGGGAATCAAGACTGGTTTGGCCCTGGAAGCAGGGTAATGATAACAACTAGAGATATGCATCTACTAAAGACACATGAAGTGTGTGACACTTATGAGGTTGAATGTTtagtgatggtttcagtggctaagagaagggggggttga
- the LOC140172837 gene encoding disease resistance protein Roq1-like isoform X2, whose amino-acid sequence MNLERGEVISHELLRAIEESMFAVVVLSPNYASSPWCLDELQKIVECKNNLGLQIVPVFYGVDPCDVRHQKGTFEDAFRKQEERFGGDSEKVKRWRDALIQVASYSGWDSKNQHEATLVESIAQHVHTRLIPKLPSCIESLFGMASRVEDVTTLMCIGLSDVRFTGIWGMGGVGKTTIARAIYEAIEDQFQISCFLANIRETCETNGILQLQKILGEHIHVSRCTFSNLYDGMRIIRNSLCNKKVLIVLDDVNDVSQLENLAGNQDWFGPGSRVMITTRDMHLLKTHEVCDTYEVECLVMVSVAKRRGG is encoded by the exons ATGAACCTTGAGAGAGGTGAAGTTATTTCACATGAACTTCTCAGAGCAATTGAAGAGTCTATGTTTGCAGTCGTTGTTCTGTCGCCAAACTATGCTTCCTCTCCTTGGTGCTTAGATGAGCTCCAAAAGATTGTTGAGTGCAAGAACAACCTGGGGCTACAGATTGTGCCAGTGTTCTACGGTGTGGACCCTTGTGATGTGAGGCACCAAAAAGGAACCTTTGAGGATGCTTTCAGGAAACAAGAAGAGAGATTTGGAGGAGACAGTGAGAAGGTCAAGAGATGGAGAGATGCCTTAATACAAGTTGCCAGTTACTCTGGATGGGACTCCAAAAATCA GCATGAGGCAACACTTGTGGAAAGCATTGCTCAACATGTGCATACAAGGCTAATTCCAAAATTGCCATCTTGCATAGAGAGCCTTTTTGGTATGGCTTCAAGGGTGGAGGATGTAACTACACTCATGTGTATTGGGTTGAGTGATGTTCGATTTACAGGCATATGGGGCATGGGTGGTGTTGGTAAGACAACTATTGCTAGAGCAATCTATGAAGCCATTGAAGATCAATTTCAAATTAGTTGTTTTCTTGCTAATATTAGAGAGACATGTGAGACAAATGGGATACTTCAACTACAAAAAATTCTTGGTGAACATATTCATGTGAGTAGATGTACTTTCAGTAATTTGTATGATGGAATGAGGATCATAAGAAATTCTTTATGCAACAAGAAGGTTCTTATTGTTCTTGACGATGTGAATGATGTAAGCCAATTGGAGAATTTGGCAGGGAATCAAGACTGGTTTGGCCCTGGAAGCAGGGTAATGATAACAACTAGAGATATGCATCTACTAAAGACACATGAAGTGTGTGACACTTATGAGGTTGAATGTTtagtgatggtttcagtggctaagagaagggggggttga
- the LOC140184485 gene encoding disease resistance protein Roq1-like: MASTSCSASIPPPPPRSCTYHVFLSFRGEDTRTGFTSHLYAALRRKGITTYKDDNNLRKGDIISDELLKAIEESMFAVIVFSPDYASSSWCLDELQKIMECNNKLGLQIEIVFYGVKPCDVRHQIGTFQEAFKKHEQRHDTEKVQRWRDALKQVAAYSGWTSKNQDEAVLVENIAQHIFEILIPKLPSSMKNLVGIESRVEQVISQIGLGLNDVRYIGIWGMGGIGKTTIAGVVFETIRSRFEVACFLADVREQCEKKDITHIQLQLLDQINMSSNAVHNKYHGRTMIQNSLHLKKVLLVLDDVNHEKQLEDLAGEKDWFGPGSRIIITTRNVEVLKEQEVHETYKVEGLVESAAFNLFCLKAFKKPEPTEGFLDLSKKVIKYSGGLPLALKVLGSYLNGRSIAVWHSAIEKIMRFSHSEIIDVLKISYDGLDSMEKNIFLDIACFFKGCEKDYATQILEGCGYHAEIGIDILINRSLVTISDYGILGMHDLLEEMGKLIVIQESPDDASKRSRLWCYEDVDFVLTQKKETEATHSIVLHKVNMKTEGYRRDLSFSNMCKLKLLILGGLVAPILCDIPCTLKVLHWRGCPMETLSFTDQCYELVEIDLLGSKIVQLWDGKKVLKKLQHLNLSSCHKLKQTPDLSGAPNLKTLHLEHCYELNYIQPSLAHHKSLVELDLGQCKSLETLGDKLEMSSLETLDLNGCSSLRRLPEFGECMKQLSILILTDTGIEELPPTLGNLAGVSELDLTGCDKLTSLPFSLGCFFGLKELMISRFVELSCNTLTIRSHASGCATLIARSITTTLHSKY; encoded by the exons ATGGCATCCACCTCTTGTTCAGCTTCAATCCCACCGCCACCACCAAGATCATGCACCTATCACGTGTTCTTGAGTTTTAGGGGAGAAGACACTCGCACAGGCTTTACTAGCCATCTCTATGCCGCTCTCAGAAGGAAGGGAATCACAACCTACAAAGATGACAATAACCTTCGCAAAGGCGATATTATTTCAGATGAACTCCTGAAAGCAATTGAAGAGTCTATGTTTGCAGTCATTGTTTTCTCACCAGACTACGCTTCCTCCAGTTGGTGCTTGGATGAGCTCCAAAAGATCATGGAGTGCAACAACAAACTGGGGCTACAGATCGAGATAGTGTTCTACGGTGTGAAGCCTTGTGATGTGAGGCACCAAATAGGAACCTTTCAGGAAGCTTTCAAGAAACACGAACAGAGACATGACACTGAGAAGGTTCAAAGATGGAGAGATGCGTTAAAACAAGTTGCTGCTTATTCTGGTTGGACCTCCAAAAATCA GGACGAGGCAGTACTTGTGGAAAACATTGCTCAACATATATTTGAAATATTGATTCCAAAGCTGCCATCTTCAATGAAGAATCTTGTGGGGATTGAATCAAGAGTGGAACAAGTGATTAGTCAAATAGGCCTTGGATTGAATGATGTTCGCTATATAGGCATATGGGGAATGGGCGGCATAGGTAAGACAACTATTGCAGGAGTAGTCTTTGAAACCATTCGAAGTAGATTTGAAGTTGCTTGCTTTCTTGCTGATGTAAGGGAGCAATGCGAGAAAAAAGATATTACTCACATACAATTGCAACTTCTTGATCAAATTAATATGAGTTCAAATGCTGTTCATAACAAGTATCATGGAAGGACAATGATTCAAAACTCTTTACATCTCAAAAAGGTACTTCTTGTTCTTGATGATGTAAATCATGAAAAACAATTAGAGGATTTGGCTGGGGAGAAAGATTGGTTTGGTCCTGGAAGCAGAATAATAATTACAACTAGAAACGTAGAGGTGCTAAAGGAGCAAGAGGTGCATGAAACTTATAAGGTTGAAGGGTTAGTGGAAAGTGCAGCCTTTAACCTCTTTTGTCTGAAAGCTTTTAAAAAACCAGAACCTACAGAAGGGTTTTTGGATTTGTCTAAAAAAGTGATTAAGTACAGTGGTGGTCTTCCATTGGCACTTAAAGTGTTGGGTTCCTATCTTAATGGTAGATCTATTGCAGTTTGGCATAGTGCTATTGAAAAAATAATGAGGTTTTCACATTCTGAAATTATTGATGTATTGAAAATAAGCTATGATGGTTTAGATTCTATGGAAAAGAATATTTTTCTAGATATTGCATGTTTTTTCAAAGGATGTGAAAAAGATTATGCAACACAGATATTAGAAGGATGTGGTTATCATGCTGAAATTGGTATTGATATTTTGATTAATAGATCATTGGTCACTATAAGTGACTATGGTATACTGGGAATGCATGATCTGCTTGAAGAAATGGGCAAACTTATTGTAATTCAAGAATCTCCAGATGATGCTAGTAAGCGTAGCAGATTGTGGTGTTACGAGGATGTTGATTTTGTACTTACTCAAAAGAAG GAAACTGAAGCAACTCATAGCATCGTTCTACATAAGGTGAACATGAAGACTGAAGGGTATAGGAGAGATTTATCTTTCTCAAATATGTGCAAGCTAAAGCTTCTCATTTTAGGTGGCCTGGTAGCTCCCATTCTCTGCGATATTCCTTGTACATTAAAGGTTTTGCATTGGAGAGGTTGTCCAATGGAAACTTTATCCTTTACGGATCAATGCTATGaacttgttgaaattgatctgCTCGGTAGCAAAATTGTCCAGTTGTGGGATGGAAAGAAG GTTCTAAAAAAGTTACAGCACTTGAATTTGTCCAGCTGCCACAAGCTGAAGCAAACACCAGATCTTTCTGGGGCTCCCAATCTTAAAACACTTCATCTTGAGCATTGTTATGAGCTGAATTATATTCAACCGTCTCTCGCACACCACAAGAGCCTTGTTGAATTGGATTTAGGGCAATGTAAGAGTCTTGAAACACTTGGAGATAAATTGGAGATGAGTTCACTCGAGACACTAGATCTTAATGGCTGCAGTAGTTTGAGAAGACTGCCAGAATTTGGGGAATGCATGAAACAGTTATCGATTCTTATTCTGACAGATACAGGTATAGAAGAGCTACCCCCCACGCTTGGAAATTTGGCCGGCGTGTCTGAGTTGGACTTAACTGGATGCGACAAGCTTACTAGTCTTCCCTTCTCACTTGGATGTTTCTTTGGCCTAAAAGAGTTGATGATAAGTAGATTCGTGGAGCTTagttgtaacaccctcactatcagaagtcacgcttccggttgcgccactctgatagcaaggagtattacgactactttacattcTAAATACTAa